Below is a genomic region from Desulfobacter sp..
CTAATTTATCAAGGGGTAAGTGTCTCACTTATATTGTTACAGAGGGCTTTTGGTTTTTACACTCCCTTTAAATGTCTTATTGTTCCGTAATAAATTTAATGCAATGTGCCGAATCGCTGCAAAATTCTCAGGAGAGTTCCCCTTTCTGACTCTGCTTTCGTCTTCACGGAACGCAATATCCAATACCCAATGCACTGAATTTTCAATTCCCCAATGCCTCCTGACAGCATTACTAAAAATATTGGGGTCGCTATCCAGGCTCGATATATAATATCGCTTTTCATGACTGATCTGGCCGTCCATTTCCCGGGTGGATTCAGTAGTGTCCGGTTAGGTTGTTGCATATAAAAAGCATCTAAAATCATTGAAAAAACAGTCGGTTTTGTGTTGACAAATGTGCGTAAAAATTTTTGTGCGCCTTGAAAACTTAACTCAAGGAGCTCAAATGACGCACATCTCAGTCCCTAAAAAACAACTACGGTCCCTGAACTTTGACAATTTCAGGTGCCCTCTGATAAAGTCACTTTCAAAAGCACCGGAATTACAATCTCGAGGAGACCGCCCTTTAAAAATGACATTCGAAGACCAGATAAATGCTTTGGTTTATTTCCATCTTCAGGAGCACAAGTCTGCCCGACATTTAATTCAGGATCTCAAGGAGAATGTTTTTGCTAAAGAAAATATTGCGCCAGACGGTGGTATCAGCCGTAGTAGTTTCTGTGAAGCCATCAATCACAGGGGACTCGAACAACTGCAATTTATCTTTGAGGATCTTTATAAACAGGCTCTTGAGTGTCATCCGGGTGAACACGCCGAGTTAGGAGAGTTGGTTTCCATTGACGGTAGTCTCATAAATGCAGTCCTTTCAATGCACTGGGCGAACTACAGAAAAGGAAGTAAAAAAGCCAAAGTAGATTGCGGATTTGACATTAATCACGGAATCCCAAACAAAATCTTTTTGACTGAAGGCAACGGCGCTGAACGCACTTTTGTTCCCAAAATACTTTCCAAAGGGCAAACAGGTGTTATGGATCGTGGATATCAATCCCATAAAGAATTTGACCTGCTTCAGGAGCAAGGCAAACATTTTGTCTGCCGTATAAAAACCAGGACAACAAGAACAATTATTGATAACCACGAGACCCCTTCCGACAGCTACATTTTTTATGATGCACTGGTTAAACTTGGTACTCGAATCAAAACCAGACGAAAAGGCCTGTTCGGGTTGTTGGCTATAAAATTGCTGGCGTCAAATACTATGTGGCAACTGACAGGCATGATTTAACAGCGGAACAAATAGCAACAATTTATAAACTCCGGTGGACCATTGAGGATTTTTTCAAATGGTGGAAAGAACATCTGAAGGTATATCATCTCATTGCCCGCAGTGAATACGGCCTTATGGTTCAGATTCTTGGCGGCCTTATCACTTACCTGTTACTGGCAATCCATTGCCAAAAACAGTTTAATGAAAAGGTCACGATCAAAAGAGTTCGGCAGCTGCGAACCGCCATTCTAAATGACCTGTTTGGCTGCGAGGAGCAGGGCTCTCATAGTTCAAACAGGGACAATATTGTCAAAGATCAAAAAATTATTGAGCAAGCAAAAACCTAACCGGACATCACTGGGGTGGATTCAATCATTCCAATACTTTTCAAACCTTTCCAACTTTTTTTATCTTCAAACCAATCAATATCAGAGGTTATCACAGCCCTGCGCGTTTCGACTCGACCGTGCCCTCCGTCAACACTGGTCTGTTCATTAAACTGGTACCCCTGATTTTTCATTTCTTCCATTTTATTGAAAAAAAGTACCGCTTCATCATGCAAGGTTTTATGATTTTCTTTCAGGGCAAGGACATAGTCACACCCTTTGTTTATTATGGTTTCAGCGATTTTCTTTTGAGTGCCCATGGCATCAATGGTTATAATGCAGCCCGAGATATCTAAAAGTTTTAAAAGATTTGGAATGGCCGTAATTTCATTTGATTTTTCTTCGGTTTTTAATTGCCCTAAAACCACTTTATTAGACGAAGCCCACGCACTGATCATATGAATGGCTTTCTTATCATTGGAGGTATCGTGTGAACGCCTTAGAGTTTTGCCGTCGATTGCAATGACTTGACCTTTGGTCATCTTTGCAACCGACTGAACCCAGTGCATAAAACTGCTCTGAAATTCATTCGGGTTCATCCTTTCAAAAATTCTGCCAAAGGTCTCATGGGAGGGTATCCCATGGGGAAGGCTTAGAAATTTTGACAACCACCTTTTTTTCTTTTTGCCAAAGTTTTCAATTTGCTCATAAGTGTCTGCGCCAGCAACTACCGCACAAATTGCGATGATGACGACATCAATTAAATTATGAAGCTTATTGTGGTGTATGGGGTCCTGAATATTGTCAAAAAAAGTTTCAAGAGATTTTTTTTCGTTCATTGGCAACTCCTTGTGTTTATTGCCATATATATCGTATCTGTGCAGCGATGTCTAGGAAAATTTTGTTCGATGCTCATATACTATAACAAGCCAGGAGAGCCAGGCTGGGATAGGGTGAAGGGGGTGGAGTGGCGTAAATGAGCGGCCCGCCAGGACGGCATAGGTCCGATCATTTCCGCTTCTTAAGCGGTCAGGACGACCGCTTAAGATTTAACGGAATCCCCCTCACCTATTCCAGCCGGGTAAGGACGAATCTTAATAAAAGTTACATGCGATG
It encodes:
- a CDS encoding ISAs1 family transposase, producing MNEKKSLETFFDNIQDPIHHNKLHNLIDVVIIAICAVVAGADTYEQIENFGKKKKRWLSKFLSLPHGIPSHETFGRIFERMNPNEFQSSFMHWVQSVAKMTKGQVIAIDGKTLRRSHDTSNDKKAIHMISAWASSNKVVLGQLKTEEKSNEITAIPNLLKLLDISGCIITIDAMGTQKKIAETIINKGCDYVLALKENHKTLHDEAVLFFNKMEEMKNQGYQFNEQTSVDGGHGRVETRRAVITSDIDWFEDKKSWKGLKSIGMIESTPVMSG
- a CDS encoding ISAs1 family transposase, which produces MDGQISHEKRYYISSLDSDPNIFSNAVRRHWGIENSVHWVLDIAFREDESRVRKGNSPENFAAIRHIALNLLRNNKTFKGSVKTKSPL